From the genome of Salvelinus alpinus chromosome 19, SLU_Salpinus.1, whole genome shotgun sequence, one region includes:
- the nkx2.7 gene encoding NK2 transcription factor related 7 gives MSLQRMHSALRSLDLLDSQDKSCFSGATQMKCTLSSEDIDILRGSCSSAAEEETNGDQGMLLDDSMGCDGKNDNTYSGKPKQRLRRKPRVLFSQTQVFELERRFKQQRYLSAPERDHLANILKLTSTQVKIWFQNRRYKCKRQRQDKSLELAGYPPLPRRVAVPVLVRDGKPCMGGPHLAPYNVTIGSYNTLYGYGNNSHGCSYPSMPSIPSATQMSNNHIVDMNLMENVEGPFQQGHFQATLPGIRAW, from the exons ATGTCTCTGCAGCGCATGCACAGTGCACTTCGGAGCCTCGACTTACTTGACAGTCAGGATAAATCGTGCTTCTCGGGAGCAACACAGATGAAATGCACCCTGAGTTCGGAGGACATTGACATCCTGAGGGGCAGTTGTAGTTCAGCGGCTGAGGAGGAGACAAATGGGGACCAAG GTATGCTTCTTGACGATTCGATGGGTTGTGATGGGAAAAATGACAATACCTACTCAGGCAAGCCAAAGCAAAGATTGCGCAGAAAACCACGCGTGCTATTTTCCCAAACGCAGGTTTTTGAGCTGGAACGGCGCTTCAAACAGCAGAGGTACCTTTCTGCACCAGAGAGGGACCACCTCGCCAATATTCTAAAGCTGACTTCTACTCAAGTCAAAATCTGGTTTCAAAACAGGAGGTACAAGTGCAAGCGGCAAAGACAAGACAAGTCTCTGGAATTGGCTGGATACCCGCCTCTACCACGAAGGGTAGCAGTGCCCGTGTTGGTTCGAGATGGCAAACCGTGCATGGGAGGACCTCATTTAGCGCCATACAACGTGACAATTGGCTCTTACAACACCTTATATGGATATGGTAATAACTCACATGGTTGCAGTTATCCGAGTATGCCATCCATACCAAGTGCCACGCAAATGTCCAACAACCATATAGTTGACATGAACCTCATGGAAAATGTAGAGGGGCCATTCCAACAAGGACACTTTCAGGCAACTTTACCGGGGATAAGAGCGTGGTGA